From the genome of Treponema denticola:
TTTGGATTATATCGGCAAGCATGAGCTCGTCTATAGGCTTACCCGAAATTACAAAGCCTGCCGCAAAGGGGCGGATTTCTTTAAGCTCCGGCGAGACCTTAAGCCTGCGCTCGTCTGAGTCTTGCGTTTTTTCCTTTGATGAAAGGAAGCTTTGATAGCTTTTTGTATTTGATTTTCCTCCTGCATGGATGCGTAAAAGCCTTGCAAGGCCTGCCGTAGACCAAAGGTCGGGACGATTTGTATCGTTTAATTCTATCTTAATTATGCGCTCTTTTTCAGGAAGCGAGGTATCCGGTTTTTCGTCAAGTTCTGCCTTGGCTGATGTTAAAATTTCTTCAAGTTTGTCGTAATTCTGCTTTGCGCCGAGCTCTGCTTCAAGTTCTGCTCCGAGCATATTAAAAAAAAGGGATTCATTTACTTCAATCTTAGGCATTTTATCCTCCGCAGTTAAAAAAACTGAAAGAGATTATATCATAAATTATGGCTTTGTGCTACAGGCACATTAATTAAAATTAAAAATTTGTTACCCTATTGACAAATCTACAATATAGTTCAAAATAGAAAGATGAATAAAAGAATAACTTGGATAAATACTATTATCTTTTTAGCTCTTTTGTTGGCTGCTATATTTTTTATGCCGCAAAGGGCTCCTGCAACATCGAATTCGGAATCCGATACAAATAACGCCGATGTAAATTTAAGATATCTTGAATCCGTGTACAAGCTTCTTCAAGAAAATTATGTAGATGAAATAGATCCGTCTCTTTTATATAAGGGAGCTATGGAAGGGATGCTTAATTCTCTTCAAGACCCTTATACATCTTATATTTTTAGAGATACAACGGTAGGTCATGATTTGGAGGATACTACAACCGGTGTTTTTGGAGGTATAGGTGTTCATATTACAAAAGCAAATGTGTCTACCCCTGAGCGTCCTGCCTATGTCGAAGTTGCAAGCCCTATAGAAGGAACTCCTGGCTGGAGGGCAGGACTTCAACCGGGAGACTATATTATCGAAATAGACGGAGTAAAAACCGAAGATATTACCCAAGAAGATGTTTTAAATATGCTTCGTGGAAAAGAAGGTACTCAGGTTACAATAAAAGTTCTTAGAGGAAAAAACCTAAAGTTTGATCTTACGCTGACACGAGCCATAATTGAAGTTCCTACCATAAAGTATACAAAAATCGGAAAAGATATTGCCTATATCCGTTTGATAGAATTTAACCCTAATTCGGCAAAACGCATAACCGAGGCTATAGAAAAATTACAAGAAGAAGGCTGTACAAAGCTGATCTTTGATTTAAAGAATAATCCCGGAGGTTTGATTACAAGCTCTATTGATGTAGCGAGTATATTTTTAGAATCTGGCGTAGTGGTTTCTACAAAGGGAAGAGCCCGCAACACAAGCGAAACTTATAATGTCCGCCGATTTGTAAAAAAACTTCCTAAAGATATGCCCATAGTTGTTCTCATAAATGAAGGCTCTGCAAGCGCTTCCGAAATTGTGGCAGGAGCCTTAAAGGATCATAAGAGAGCCTATCTTGTAGGAACCCGCTCTTACGGCAAGGGCTTGGTGCAAAGCGTCGTTCAGCTTAGTGAAAAGGAGCTTGTGAAGCTTACAATAGCAAGATACTATTCTCCTAGCGGGGCAAATATAAATAAGCAGGGAATCCTTCCCGACTTGGAAGTTACAAGGCCTAGTTTTACACCTGATGAAGAAAAGAGCGTGCTTGAGCTTTTAAAGACTTCTAAGATTGCAAACTTTACAA
Proteins encoded in this window:
- a CDS encoding S41 family peptidase, with protein sequence MNKRITWINTIIFLALLLAAIFFMPQRAPATSNSESDTNNADVNLRYLESVYKLLQENYVDEIDPSLLYKGAMEGMLNSLQDPYTSYIFRDTTVGHDLEDTTTGVFGGIGVHITKANVSTPERPAYVEVASPIEGTPGWRAGLQPGDYIIEIDGVKTEDITQEDVLNMLRGKEGTQVTIKVLRGKNLKFDLTLTRAIIEVPTIKYTKIGKDIAYIRLIEFNPNSAKRITEAIEKLQEEGCTKLIFDLKNNPGGLITSSIDVASIFLESGVVVSTKGRARNTSETYNVRRFVKKLPKDMPIVVLINEGSASASEIVAGALKDHKRAYLVGTRSYGKGLVQSVVQLSEKELVKLTIARYYSPSGANINKQGILPDLEVTRPSFTPDEEKSVLELLKTSKIANFTRGKPSISKNKMVDFSKKLGKEYNVRHELILSLVKVEYYRSHESPVIDEDDEQLQAAINLLRTKDVNALCKTTKTLFEMQEEEKARTEEKAKTEDKK